The Methanomicrobiales archaeon HGW-Methanomicrobiales-1 genome includes a region encoding these proteins:
- a CDS encoding YgiQ family radical SAM protein produces the protein MTRQPLCLPMSVKEAEKLGISQFDIILITGDAYVDHPSFGTALIGRVLWDAGYSVGVLAQPDWKSDADFTALGKPRLFFGISSGNVDSLVNNFTPNLKRRSDDVYSPGGIPKRPDRATIVYTNKVHGLFPDTPIVIGGIEASLRRFAHYDYWQDRVRQALLADAPADLLIFGMGERQITEIARRLAAGEPIASLRDVRGTAYTMEIAEWRAQRPEGVVELPHFSEVSQDKTAYARAFALHYYEQDPVRGKPVAQPHPKTVVIQNPPAPPLTSEELDHIYELPFSRRAHPSYKQPVPALEPVQFSVTSHRGCFGACSFCALTHHQGRIIQSRSTASIVREVTRMTKMPEFKGIVQDVGGPTANMFGLSCEQWETYGACRNKYCNPSCKTLKTSHREQCDLLEKLREIPGVKRVFIGSGIRYDLALADDGDYLRTICDHHVSGHLKVAPEHIARKVTGIMNKPDREVFDRFREEFEALQTGKKSRQYLLPYFMSGHPGCTMADMIELALYIRNNRLYTEQVQDFTPTPMSVSTCMYYTGLNPFTLEPVHVPKGQEKRVQRALMQYRDPRNRELVIEGLRAAGRTDLIGPGNECLVAAEDRGNRQFLTKYRGTKK, from the coding sequence ATGACCCGGCAACCCCTCTGTCTTCCGATGTCTGTCAAAGAAGCGGAAAAACTTGGTATCAGCCAGTTTGACATCATTCTTATTACCGGTGATGCATATGTGGATCACCCCTCGTTTGGCACCGCGCTTATCGGCAGGGTTCTCTGGGATGCCGGGTATTCAGTGGGAGTCCTTGCCCAGCCGGACTGGAAGTCCGATGCAGATTTCACTGCGCTGGGAAAACCCCGTCTGTTCTTTGGCATCTCGTCCGGCAATGTCGATTCCCTGGTGAACAACTTCACCCCCAACCTGAAACGGCGAAGTGACGATGTGTATTCGCCGGGTGGGATTCCCAAACGTCCCGATCGTGCAACCATCGTTTATACAAACAAGGTACACGGGCTTTTCCCGGATACCCCGATAGTTATCGGGGGCATCGAGGCAAGTCTCCGCAGGTTTGCCCATTATGATTACTGGCAGGATCGCGTCCGGCAGGCACTGCTTGCCGATGCCCCGGCCGATCTTCTCATCTTTGGTATGGGTGAGCGCCAGATAACGGAGATCGCCCGGCGGCTTGCAGCGGGAGAACCCATCGCCTCCCTTCGGGACGTTCGGGGAACCGCATATACCATGGAGATCGCCGAATGGCGCGCCCAGCGTCCTGAAGGTGTTGTTGAACTCCCCCATTTTTCTGAAGTCTCGCAGGACAAAACAGCGTACGCCCGTGCATTCGCCCTCCATTACTACGAGCAGGATCCAGTGCGGGGAAAACCCGTTGCCCAGCCGCACCCAAAGACGGTAGTTATCCAGAACCCCCCGGCACCCCCGCTCACTTCTGAAGAGCTCGATCATATCTATGAACTCCCGTTCAGCCGTCGGGCGCACCCGTCATACAAACAACCGGTACCTGCCCTCGAACCTGTACAGTTCTCGGTAACGAGTCACCGGGGGTGTTTCGGCGCGTGCTCGTTCTGTGCCCTTACCCACCACCAGGGAAGGATCATCCAGAGCCGGAGCACAGCCTCGATTGTCCGCGAGGTGACCCGGATGACAAAGATGCCGGAGTTCAAGGGCATTGTGCAGGATGTTGGTGGCCCCACGGCGAACATGTTCGGGCTTTCCTGTGAACAGTGGGAAACCTATGGTGCCTGCCGGAACAAATACTGCAACCCTTCCTGTAAAACGTTAAAGACAAGTCACCGGGAACAGTGTGATCTCCTGGAAAAACTCCGGGAAATTCCGGGTGTGAAAAGGGTCTTTATCGGCTCGGGTATCCGGTACGATCTTGCTCTTGCCGATGATGGGGATTATCTCCGCACGATCTGCGATCATCATGTCTCCGGGCATCTCAAAGTAGCACCGGAACACATTGCCAGAAAGGTTACCGGCATCATGAACAAGCCGGACCGGGAAGTTTTTGACCGGTTCCGCGAAGAGTTCGAGGCCCTCCAGACCGGAAAAAAGAGCCGGCAGTATCTCCTGCCCTACTTCATGTCAGGACATCCCGGTTGCACAATGGCCGACATGATCGAGCTTGCCCTCTATATCCGCAATAACCGGCTCTACACGGAACAGGTGCAGGACTTTACTCCCACTCCGATGAGCGTCTCAACCTGCATGTATTACACCGGACTTAACCCGTTCACGCTCGAACCAGTGCATGTGCCCAAAGGGCAGGAGAAGAGGGTCCAGCGGGCACTGATGCAGTACCGCGATCCCCGCAACAGGGAATTAGTAATCGAAGGGCTCAGGGCTGCCGGCAGAACCGATCTCATCGGCCCTGGAAACGAATGTCTTGTTGCAGCGGAAGACCGGGGAAATCGCCAATTCCTGACAAAATATCGCGGAACGAAAAAATAA
- a CDS encoding DNA-binding protein encodes MQYTEGQLGRVFVVRIDDGEDMLVSLRQFVLDKDIQAGSITFLGALMNGRMVTGPEEPVIPPVPHFVMFEGGWEVFGIGTIYPGEGGPHIHYHASVGRSGHALTGCLREKATTYLIIEAVIMEFTGLKARREFDQKTQLHLPLLGDRGDTPKLTDFEKSSPQKEESSPVEKTEETDDLPGGLAEIIRDLTRRPPPKSSQ; translated from the coding sequence ATGCAATACACGGAAGGTCAGCTCGGCAGGGTTTTTGTCGTGAGGATCGATGACGGTGAGGATATGCTCGTCTCGCTACGTCAGTTCGTTCTTGACAAAGATATCCAGGCCGGCTCGATCACCTTCCTTGGTGCGCTGATGAACGGGAGAATGGTGACTGGCCCGGAAGAGCCGGTAATTCCTCCCGTTCCCCACTTTGTCATGTTTGAAGGCGGGTGGGAGGTATTCGGGATTGGCACAATCTACCCGGGTGAAGGTGGCCCCCATATCCATTACCACGCCTCGGTCGGCCGCTCAGGACATGCACTCACCGGCTGTCTCAGGGAAAAAGCAACAACCTACCTGATCATTGAAGCGGTCATCATGGAGTTCACGGGTCTCAAAGCCCGACGGGAATTCGACCAGAAGACCCAGCTCCATCTTCCTCTTCTTGGAGATCGGGGGGATACACCGAAGCTTACCGATTTTGAGAAATCTTCTCCCCAAAAAGAAGAATCTTCCCCCGTTGAGAAAACGGAAGAGACGGATGATCTCCCGGGTGGACTTGCCGAGATTATCCGTGACCTGACCCGGCGCCCGCCTCCAAAATCTTCGCAATAA
- a CDS encoding DUF2207 domain-containing protein: MSEKRQLNALVIGGLILGILGLIAVTVIPPLFEGDLAIDSYEAILSEDGTLQEHYTYDVLSSGEYRMLYRTWEAPLVFDSNPLESSVRFVSMVPSDSTIGYAKDDLGNVQLTGGSSASESKSLINNLAQDDEVGIFNPGYFTSGKYPVDYTYILHPPIEYDAAATHLNLKLAGENHIPYRTIRITIPADNIEQVYAYPSSLTTQKSGNRYIITGSAAADEIIAVEMVGNAQGFSQVPGFRTEKQDIQGQTSSANFWYNAPYYLALLLSWLAKVAVILVPLLLLVIYNRYGREKEFTVPAYLSTPPSTALKPWQVNLLFKGDALDFDESGYYATLLDLHRRKIITIKEKGEGKGVEIRILSGETTDTYELRVLAFIRLVSENGILDTDSIAALAKRASTLSSAEEKALQYQRSLTDVTSRVDTSLANQYIVDGRDHVVPLGFVSIVLFAISLILAMVMPMQSHILFPAVVLWVIVVVQAAIAFAAPSTLFGHWKDDRYKEKLEWDAFTHFLSDMAMIQKYAPADLSMWGEWLVYGTALGVGDKVERAMKTLNIQVADTGIPVGVMGMNAAFIPLMHFSPPSHGGSGGGGFGGGGFGGGGGFGGGGAGGR, encoded by the coding sequence GTGAGTGAAAAAAGGCAGCTGAATGCACTTGTCATCGGGGGGCTTATCCTCGGGATCCTCGGGCTGATTGCAGTCACAGTGATTCCCCCCCTTTTTGAAGGGGATCTCGCGATTGATTCGTACGAAGCCATTCTTTCAGAAGACGGAACCCTGCAGGAACACTATACCTATGACGTTCTGTCCTCCGGCGAATATCGCATGCTCTATCGCACATGGGAAGCTCCCCTTGTTTTTGACAGCAATCCCCTGGAGTCATCTGTACGTTTTGTATCGATGGTTCCGTCTGACAGTACGATAGGGTATGCAAAAGATGACTTGGGAAATGTCCAGCTTACCGGTGGTTCCAGTGCCAGCGAATCGAAATCCCTGATTAATAACCTTGCACAAGACGATGAAGTAGGAATATTCAATCCCGGTTACTTTACCTCAGGAAAATACCCGGTTGATTATACCTACATACTTCATCCACCCATTGAATACGATGCGGCTGCAACCCATCTGAACCTGAAACTTGCCGGCGAAAATCACATCCCGTACCGGACGATCAGGATCACGATTCCTGCAGATAATATCGAACAGGTGTATGCCTATCCCTCGTCTCTTACCACGCAAAAATCCGGAAACCGTTACATCATCACGGGAAGTGCTGCAGCCGATGAGATTATTGCCGTTGAGATGGTGGGAAATGCCCAGGGCTTTTCCCAGGTTCCGGGATTCCGTACCGAAAAGCAGGATATCCAGGGCCAGACCTCCTCAGCGAACTTCTGGTATAATGCCCCTTATTACCTCGCCCTCCTGCTGAGCTGGCTCGCAAAGGTGGCAGTGATCCTGGTACCGCTTCTCCTCCTCGTAATTTACAACCGGTATGGCAGGGAGAAAGAGTTCACCGTTCCTGCATACCTGAGTACCCCCCCCTCCACAGCGCTCAAACCGTGGCAGGTAAACCTGCTCTTCAAGGGCGATGCACTGGATTTCGATGAATCTGGGTATTACGCCACGCTTCTCGATCTTCACCGGAGAAAGATCATCACCATTAAAGAGAAGGGCGAAGGAAAAGGTGTTGAGATTCGTATCCTATCCGGTGAAACAACCGATACCTATGAGCTGCGGGTTCTCGCGTTTATCAGACTCGTATCGGAAAATGGTATACTGGACACCGATTCGATTGCCGCACTCGCCAAACGTGCCAGCACCCTCAGTAGTGCTGAGGAGAAAGCACTGCAATACCAGCGCTCTCTTACCGATGTCACCAGCAGGGTTGACACATCGCTTGCAAACCAGTACATCGTGGACGGAAGGGATCATGTCGTACCCCTGGGATTCGTTTCCATTGTCCTGTTTGCGATCTCGCTCATTCTTGCAATGGTTATGCCTATGCAGTCCCACATCCTGTTCCCTGCAGTTGTGTTGTGGGTAATTGTCGTTGTCCAGGCAGCGATTGCGTTTGCTGCCCCTTCCACGCTTTTCGGGCACTGGAAGGATGACCGTTACAAAGAAAAACTGGAATGGGATGCATTCACCCACTTCCTCTCGGACATGGCCATGATCCAGAAGTATGCTCCCGCGGACCTGTCGATGTGGGGTGAATGGCTGGTGTATGGAACCGCACTGGGTGTGGGAGATAAAGTCGAACGGGCAATGAAAACGCTCAATATCCAGGTAGCGGATACCGGTATTCCAGTGGGGGTCATGGGTATGAACGCGGCGTTTATCCCCCTCATGCATTTCTCTCCTCCCAGTCACGGCGGCTCAGGTGGAGGCGGCTTTGGGGGTGGTGGATTTGGCGGAGGCGGAGGTTTTGGTGGCGGCGGTGCCGGGGGACGTTAA
- a CDS encoding protein LemA yields MFESLIGWVILGIVVLVIIGLILWAIGIYNRFVTLKNSSEATLGQIRVAMKKRLDMIEQLLGSVKSYAKFEKETFEKVTAMRASVATANPGDLNKVEAESRSIFGRLLAVAENYPDLKTSGTVMSMMDSVKGLEDEIGRQRYTFNNISQEFNTMIDTIPSNFVGKFMGLIKLEYLQFEEAIATPPKIEF; encoded by the coding sequence ATGTTTGAGAGTCTTATTGGATGGGTTATCCTTGGAATTGTCGTCCTCGTAATCATAGGACTAATTCTCTGGGCAATTGGTATTTACAACCGGTTCGTCACGCTGAAAAATTCATCTGAGGCAACCCTCGGCCAGATCCGGGTCGCCATGAAGAAGCGGCTGGACATGATCGAGCAACTTCTCGGATCCGTGAAGAGCTATGCCAAATTTGAAAAAGAGACCTTCGAAAAAGTCACTGCCATGCGTGCGAGTGTTGCGACAGCAAATCCCGGTGATCTGAACAAAGTCGAAGCGGAATCCCGTTCGATTTTCGGGCGCCTTCTTGCAGTAGCGGAAAATTATCCCGATCTCAAGACCTCCGGCACCGTCATGAGCATGATGGACTCGGTGAAAGGCCTCGAAGATGAGATTGGCCGCCAGCGGTACACGTTCAATAATATCTCGCAGGAATTCAACACGATGATAGACACGATACCCTCCAATTTCGTTGGAAAGTTCATGGGACTCATCAAACTCGAGTACCTGCAGTTCGAAGAAGCGATAGCGACTCCCCCGAAGATAGAATTCTGA
- a CDS encoding elongation factor Tu: MSNLTVAILAPPDYAKDLGKKGTVSDITFYNLKKGDATVTFIEPTRYPEKLSSLFYTVSVSERIVLVVDEINASFGECVLMLQCAGKSNGYLILKNYITPDQIAPLIKGTVLEHYEVIEEDIVGLRERMLEISVKQSAHHKTHEGSGKGSVPVDSHFNVKGVGVVVLGFVAQGSIKKHDTLKVLPTEKTTQIRSIQKHDDDSDSAIAGERVGLALKNIESEDLDRGFVLTNDPAIKFSTTVSGKAQIVKYWPAPLKEGMVLYAGYWMQFLPTRLEKITVDGDWRMPTITLTMEKALVYPPGAQVVLHYLEGGKLRVVGSLTVQ, encoded by the coding sequence ATGTCCAACCTCACCGTCGCAATCCTCGCTCCCCCCGATTATGCCAAGGATCTGGGAAAAAAGGGTACCGTAAGCGATATTACCTTCTATAATCTGAAAAAAGGCGACGCCACCGTTACCTTCATCGAACCGACCCGGTACCCGGAGAAACTATCCTCACTGTTTTACACCGTATCGGTATCGGAGCGGATAGTCCTTGTCGTCGATGAAATCAATGCCAGTTTTGGTGAATGTGTGCTGATGCTCCAGTGTGCCGGCAAATCCAATGGATATCTCATTTTAAAGAATTATATCACGCCGGACCAGATCGCCCCACTCATCAAAGGCACAGTTCTTGAGCACTATGAGGTCATTGAGGAAGACATCGTTGGTCTTCGTGAGAGGATGCTCGAGATATCCGTAAAACAGTCCGCTCATCACAAAACACACGAAGGATCCGGAAAAGGATCTGTACCGGTCGACTCCCATTTCAATGTGAAAGGTGTCGGCGTAGTTGTGCTCGGCTTTGTTGCGCAGGGGTCCATAAAAAAGCACGACACGTTAAAAGTCCTCCCCACGGAAAAAACCACCCAGATCCGTTCCATCCAGAAGCACGATGATGATTCCGACAGTGCGATTGCCGGTGAACGGGTTGGCCTTGCCCTGAAAAATATCGAATCTGAAGACCTTGACCGGGGATTCGTCCTGACCAATGATCCTGCAATAAAATTCTCCACCACCGTTTCAGGGAAAGCACAAATCGTGAAATACTGGCCGGCACCGCTCAAGGAAGGCATGGTGCTGTATGCCGGCTACTGGATGCAGTTCCTCCCGACCCGGCTGGAAAAAATAACCGTGGATGGGGACTGGAGAATGCCGACCATTACCCTAACCATGGAAAAAGCCTTGGTGTACCCTCCCGGTGCACAGGTGGTGCTGCACTACCTTGAAGGGGGCAAACTTCGCGTAGTTGGTTCGCTCACCGTCCAATAA
- the rfbB gene encoding dTDP-glucose 4,6-dehydratase, producing MIKYLITGGAGFIGSNFIRNLLNRHQEIKILNFDKLTYAGNLNNLSDLEKDIRYSFVKGDICDIKKTENVFNQFHPDYVVNFAAESHVDKSIHYPDVFVTSNVLGVQNLLQISLQQGVKKYLQISTDEVYGSLGAEGLFTEKTLLDPSSPYSASKASADLLTQAYFHTFNLPINITRCSNNYGPYQFPEKLIPLTILNCLKGRKIPVYGDGLNVRDWIHVDDHCSAIDLVLHNGVVGEIYNVGANNERSNIEIVKLIIQILAELRSDLKISEALISYVEDRKGHDRRYAIDSTKIQSTFYWKPKIDFNYGLTETIKWYLHHQEWLNSVINNDYLTYYDNNYGKNKFVLLS from the coding sequence ATAATAAAATATCTCATCACTGGGGGAGCCGGCTTCATCGGCAGCAATTTCATCCGGAATTTGTTAAACCGCCATCAAGAAATTAAAATTCTGAATTTTGATAAGTTAACTTATGCCGGAAATCTCAATAATTTATCCGATCTCGAAAAGGATATAAGGTACTCTTTCGTCAAAGGAGATATTTGCGATATTAAAAAAACAGAGAATGTATTCAACCAATTCCACCCGGATTATGTAGTCAATTTCGCTGCAGAGTCCCATGTTGATAAAAGTATACATTATCCGGATGTTTTTGTAACATCAAACGTTTTGGGTGTCCAGAACTTATTACAGATTTCATTACAGCAAGGTGTGAAAAAATATCTCCAGATCTCCACTGATGAGGTATATGGATCGCTTGGAGCTGAAGGATTATTTACCGAGAAAACTTTACTCGATCCCAGCAGCCCATATTCTGCAAGTAAAGCCAGCGCCGATTTGCTGACACAGGCATATTTCCATACCTTCAACCTCCCGATCAACATCACCCGATGTTCCAACAATTATGGTCCGTATCAGTTCCCGGAGAAATTAATCCCCCTTACGATACTCAATTGCCTGAAAGGGAGAAAAATTCCGGTGTATGGAGATGGCCTCAATGTCCGGGACTGGATCCATGTTGATGATCATTGTTCTGCGATTGACCTTGTACTTCACAATGGAGTTGTTGGGGAAATCTACAATGTCGGTGCGAACAACGAGCGATCAAATATTGAGATTGTGAAATTGATCATTCAAATACTTGCAGAATTACGCTCGGATTTGAAGATTTCAGAAGCACTTATTTCCTATGTTGAAGATCGTAAAGGTCATGATCGGCGTTATGCGATAGATTCAACAAAAATCCAGTCAACATTCTACTGGAAGCCAAAAATTGATTTTAACTATGGTCTAACCGAAACAATCAAGTGGTATTTGCATCACCAAGAATGGTTAAATTCGGTTATAAATAATGATTATCTTACCTATTATGATAATAATTATGGGAAAAACAAATTTGTTCTGTTATCATGA
- a CDS encoding spore coat protein translates to MKGVILAGGTGTRLYPLTKVTNKHLLPVGKEPMIFNPIRQLLSAGITDILVVTGKDHMGEIVQLLGSGSDFDCNFTFRVQEKAGGIADALALAKVFANGERLVVILGDNILTHSIRKYVEAFKKQPAGAKVLLKRVGDPERFGVAALDEQNKMIMQIEEKPENPKSDYAVIGVYMYDPLVFEIIQSIIPSERGELEITSVNNWYVEHAVMTYDIVNGDWTDAGTFESLMHANQMLFSINNTIQKGDE, encoded by the coding sequence ATGAAAGGTGTAATACTCGCAGGAGGTACCGGCACCCGGTTATACCCCCTTACCAAAGTAACGAATAAACACCTGTTACCCGTGGGAAAAGAGCCGATGATCTTCAATCCTATCAGGCAATTGCTCTCTGCAGGGATTACCGATATCCTGGTTGTTACCGGAAAAGATCACATGGGGGAAATTGTCCAGTTGCTTGGGAGTGGCTCTGATTTTGATTGCAATTTTACCTTCAGGGTGCAGGAGAAGGCAGGAGGGATTGCTGATGCCCTTGCACTTGCAAAAGTATTTGCAAACGGTGAAAGACTTGTCGTCATTCTTGGGGACAATATCCTCACCCATAGCATCCGGAAATACGTTGAGGCATTCAAAAAACAACCCGCTGGTGCGAAAGTGTTGCTTAAGCGCGTCGGGGATCCGGAACGGTTTGGTGTTGCGGCACTGGATGAACAGAATAAAATGATCATGCAGATCGAAGAAAAGCCGGAAAATCCAAAAAGCGATTATGCCGTAATCGGTGTGTATATGTATGATCCACTGGTGTTTGAGATAATCCAGAGTATCATACCCTCTGAACGTGGGGAACTTGAGATCACTTCCGTCAACAACTGGTATGTGGAACATGCTGTGATGACCTATGATATTGTTAACGGTGACTGGACAGATGCCGGAACCTTTGAGTCGCTCATGCATGCAAACCAGATGCTCTTTTCCATCAATAATACCATCCAGAAAGGCGATGAATAA
- a CDS encoding dTDP-4-amino-4,6-dideoxygalactose transaminase — protein MQIPFNRPYLTGDEIRYMDDVLHSLIDGGHISGDGKYTKLVQNFFRSKFGARKALMTTSCTSALELATRILDLKAGDEVIVPSYTFSSTVNPILLAGAKPVFADILSDTLNIDPADIRKKITKKTRAIYPVHYGGVSCAMDEIMEIAQDHDLKVVEDAAQGVNAKYKGKYLGTIGDFGCYSFHETKNYVCGEGGSLLINSDDPKIIERAEIIREKGTNRSKFHRGEVDKYTWVDIGSSYLPSDLLSAFLYAQLEKMDEIQNMRMNVWNAYYSALKPFEDAGKIRLPIVPEYAKHNAHLFYILFHDEQTRDRIMSQLKKAGVLAVFHYVPLHSSPVGLGLGYRKEDLPVTEEMSGRLLRLPMFAGMSDVETSFLIRNMKITLTNSNI, from the coding sequence ATGCAGATCCCATTTAACCGCCCCTATCTTACTGGAGATGAGATCCGGTATATGGATGATGTGCTTCACTCACTCATTGATGGGGGGCATATCAGCGGTGATGGGAAATATACCAAACTCGTGCAAAATTTCTTCCGGTCAAAATTTGGTGCACGAAAAGCGCTTATGACCACCTCATGCACAAGTGCGCTTGAACTGGCCACCCGGATTTTGGATCTCAAAGCCGGTGACGAAGTGATTGTTCCTTCGTACACATTTTCCTCAACAGTCAATCCCATTTTACTCGCAGGTGCGAAACCGGTCTTTGCCGATATACTATCGGATACCCTGAATATTGATCCCGCAGATATCCGTAAGAAAATTACCAAAAAAACCCGCGCCATCTATCCGGTTCATTATGGGGGTGTATCCTGTGCAATGGATGAAATTATGGAGATCGCACAGGATCACGATCTCAAAGTTGTGGAAGATGCAGCCCAAGGTGTGAATGCAAAATACAAGGGAAAATATCTCGGGACAATTGGGGATTTCGGGTGTTATAGTTTCCACGAAACGAAGAACTATGTGTGCGGAGAGGGAGGATCTCTTCTCATCAATTCTGATGATCCAAAAATTATCGAGCGTGCAGAGATCATCCGGGAAAAAGGGACCAACCGGAGCAAGTTCCATCGCGGGGAAGTGGATAAATATACCTGGGTGGATATCGGTTCGAGCTATCTTCCAAGCGATCTGCTGTCTGCATTTCTCTATGCCCAACTGGAGAAAATGGACGAGATTCAGAATATGCGGATGAACGTATGGAATGCATATTATTCCGCGCTGAAACCGTTTGAGGATGCAGGAAAGATTCGTTTACCGATTGTTCCGGAGTATGCGAAACACAATGCTCACCTTTTCTATATTCTCTTTCACGATGAGCAGACTCGGGATAGGATCATGAGCCAGCTGAAAAAAGCAGGGGTTCTGGCGGTATTCCATTATGTTCCGTTACATTCGTCGCCGGTTGGGCTGGGTCTGGGTTACCGAAAAGAGGATCTGCCGGTGACGGAAGAGATGAGTGGGAGGTTGCTGAGGCTGCCGATGTTTGCGGGGATGAGTGATGTGGAAACATCATTTTTAATAAGAAATATGAAAATTACTTTGACTAATTCAAATATATGA
- a CDS encoding glycosyltransferase — translation MKPDSIEYSIVIPVYNGEKTIEELVDRIKTVFASPNRSFEILLVDDSSHDNSWNILKKLREKDSNIKIIHLIRNYGQHNATICGFRNSKGRYVITLDDDLQHPPEEIPKLIEGMNQHYNVIYGKYNPNNSTFFENALSTLFQKLMHKIFEIPNNIFLSSFAIYRCEIIKNIISIRSSYPFLFGLMIKSTPTNKIGNVEVDHFKRERGTSNYGLFKYFKYSLNLIINYSSWPLIFIALFGFILSILSICLGAWIIIQRLIDPSYGVMGWNSLMAAICFLGGAILMSMGIIGEYLRRILAETSYGQQYVIGEMET, via the coding sequence ATGAAACCTGATTCAATTGAATATTCCATTGTAATACCAGTGTATAATGGGGAGAAGACCATTGAAGAATTAGTTGATAGAATTAAAACCGTCTTCGCATCACCCAATAGATCATTTGAGATTTTATTAGTTGACGATTCCAGTCATGATAATAGTTGGAATATTCTGAAGAAATTGCGTGAAAAGGATAGCAATATTAAAATTATTCATTTAATTAGAAATTATGGGCAGCATAATGCTACAATTTGTGGTTTTCGTAATTCAAAAGGAAGATATGTTATAACCCTTGATGACGATCTGCAACATCCACCCGAAGAAATTCCAAAATTGATAGAGGGGATGAATCAACACTATAATGTGATTTATGGAAAGTATAATCCAAATAATTCGACATTTTTTGAAAATGCACTAAGCACACTTTTTCAAAAATTGATGCACAAAATTTTTGAGATTCCAAATAACATCTTTCTCTCCTCTTTTGCGATTTATCGGTGTGAAATCATTAAAAATATAATTTCAATCAGGAGTTCATATCCGTTTCTTTTTGGATTGATGATTAAATCAACGCCAACAAATAAAATCGGAAATGTTGAAGTTGATCATTTTAAAAGAGAGCGGGGCACTTCGAATTATGGTTTATTTAAATATTTTAAGTATTCACTCAATCTCATTATCAATTATTCTTCATGGCCGTTGATTTTCATTGCTTTGTTCGGATTTATTCTTAGTATATTGAGTATCTGTTTAGGGGCTTGGATTATAATTCAAAGACTAATAGATCCCTCCTATGGGGTGATGGGATGGAACTCCCTGATGGCAGCTATTTGCTTTTTAGGAGGTGCAATATTAATGTCTATGGGGATTATCGGGGAATATTTACGGAGAATCCTTGCTGAAACATCCTATGGCCAGCAATACGTGATCGGGGAAATGGAAACATAA